The following coding sequences lie in one Ostrea edulis chromosome 8, xbOstEdul1.1, whole genome shotgun sequence genomic window:
- the LOC130049668 gene encoding uncharacterized protein LOC130049668, which produces MIYLRCYLTGKSHLPSQVAVEKVLFLDEKVVIHKDTTNDTIKKLIAMGVQKFIRGDTEAGEDEQKYFLRISQYLSGRVPLPTFISLSKGVTHTDALHVAGKNRIPVICFKQKAKDVKILTIQSIEEFYLVKEHKIELKNPWKVIKACWKVCDVGYYETDDVEPEISTLSDMPNEFDHMAALICNFLIGVA; this is translated from the exons ATGATTTATTTACGGTGTTATTTAACAGGTAAATCTCACTTGCCAAGTCAAGTTGCAGTAGAGAAGGTATTGTTTTTAGACGAAAAAGTCGTCATCCATAAAGACACAACAAATGACACAATAAAG AAATTGATAGCGATGGGCGTCCAAAAATTCATCCGAGGAGACACGGAGGCTGGAGAGGATGAACAGAAGTATTTTCTACGCATCTCTCAGT ATTTAAGTGGCAGAGTTCCCTTGCCGACTTTTATTTCACTATCCAAAGGAGTTACCCACACGGACGCTCTTCACGTAGCTGGCAAGAATAGAATTCCAGTCATCTGTTTCAAG CAAAAAGCCAAGGatgtgaaaattttaacaaTACAAAGTATTGAAGAATTCTACCTTGTTAAGGAGCATAAGATCGAGTTGAAGAATCCATGGAAGGTCATTAAGGCATGTTGGAAAGTATGTGACGTCGGATATTATGAAACAGATGACGTCGAACCAGAAATTAGTACGCTCAGCGATATGCCTAATGAGTTTGACCATATGGCTGCGTTGATTTGCAATTTCTTGATTGGAG tcgcTTAA